The window NNNNNNNNNNNNNNNNNNNNNNNNNNNNNNNNNNNNNNNNNNNNNNNNNNNNNNNNNNNNNNNNNNNNNNNNNNNNNNNNNNNNNNNNNNNNNNNNNNNNNNNNNNNNNNNNNNNNNNNNNNNNNNNNNNNNNNNNNNNNNNNNNNNNNNNNNNNNNNNNNNNNNNNNNNNNNNNNNNNNNNNNNNNNNNNNNNNNNNNNNNNNNNNATATATAGTAATCAAATCCCTTTTATCTAATGTAGCTTTTGCATGTGTAGTAAATCATaaaacaaattagaaaataacttttaaaaatatgttttagaagaaTGTTCGAGgatgtaattataataatttcagTCAAACCAAGAAgttataaaatatttgcatttcattaACAAACTACATTTTCTGAGGATTATTTGtagtaatttcaattttaattttatcccCTTCCAACTTTTATTGTGGCTCCATACTAATATTTGGTGTTATGGTGTGAATGAAAAACAAGAATCTTCAATTAACTCTCTAAGGTCCTTTTATGATAAGTTCTTACCTTTGCTTCGCATGAATTAGATTGTTTCATATATATAATCCATCCCCAGTTTAAATAATGAGTAAATTTATATTTcgttcaatacaaaatatagtTTGTTTCTTATGTCGATGGCCTCAATATAAATACTAGTAGTAGACCATTTCCAATTAGCTTAAACATGCTTGCATCATTTATGCATTgcggcaacgcactttgaaaaaattaagcactttgaaacatttttttaaagtgcgttaaatttgggaccaaATCAGTGAGCTTGTCCAGATAAGAAGTAAATCTACTGCATACACAACAAAAGGAAAATACAGTTGCTAAGCTATGCAATTTTTGTCATATTTGAATAATTCAAATCTCTTGAgttctttatgtgtaaattgTCGAAATACGCAAGCTTatgagaaaagaaaattaattctaTTCGAGAAACTGTTGATCAATTTAGCTGTCAGAGTATGACTTGagttctttttaaatatatcccaTTGAGCTAAAGaaggttaaaacaatcatttactGCATATAAAAGTATCAATCATTTCAACTAAACCctgaaccattttttttttcaaagtgcgttaatatcgGCGATATCAACAcactttcaaataaatatttttttttcaaagcgcTGATTTTGGTCCCAAATTagacgcactttgaaaaaattttttaaagtacgtttatttttaaagtgcgtTGTAAAAATGCATGAAAGCATGTCTGAATATATAGAGGCATGCGATTTGAAAATCAAAACACCCCCAGTCATGCATTGCCTCAAAAGTGTCTTTGCTTAACCTAATATGAATTTTGTAAGTATGCAAAGTATCAAAATATAAGAGTTATTTTACCTTTGAACTCTAGCTCATACAATCTTCTGATATCAGTCTCATGGGGTACGCCTTCTGGAATTGCATTTGTTAAGATGCATTCTTTAAAAGGTACTCTAAATATTACAGGTACTTATGTGAAATCTGAACTTCCTGAAACCATAAGTAAACATgtaattgaatgaataaatctttaattgatttatttcatatcattacAGCTGCAGAACTCTGGAGAGGAATTTGACAGGTAAGTTTACTTCgtttatatatcataaaataaaatttgtactGCCATAAATCAACATTTTAACAGTGCATTGGCTTTCTCGTTCAGGCATACATTAAATTTGATTGTTTTGCTGTTTTGTGGAGCTTTGAGATGACTattgatatatttcaaacatatactagtacatggtatacaaaacaaattagatatgcatctttttaaaaataaaatatagtgTTTAGCTCAAGTTATTATTTCTGTGAGTTATTTATTTGCATggatacattttttatattgctGAAAGTATTTCGTTCATGCAAACCTCTGGACAttgttttttcagaaaaaaattgatgaaaataatatttaaaagcgGTATGTTAAATAAGGAAAATGTGAAAAGACAATGGAAATAGAATGGtaacattaataattttaaatatgatatgatattttttaattcgaGAGCATTTAATTACATTGAGGTAATTTAATATACAGATATTAACATAAACATAAATAGTCCAGTAGTCCGAAGGATGATTAGTTTGAACGTCTAGTAGTTCGAAGGTTCTTTAGTCTGAACGTCCAGTAGTCCTAATGTTCATTAGTTTGAAGGCCGAGTAGTCCGAAGGTTTATTAGTTGAAATGCATCCCATGTAATGGGTTTATGAAATGCTTTTGGAAATATTTTCATCCAGCATTTGTTCCTGTAAAATTTGGTCAATAGCAAATTAAACGCAAAAAAAGTATAgctaaaatgattcaaatttaaccagttaatattaaattaatttgtgtgtgtgtgtatatatatatatatatatatatatatatatatatatatatatatatatatatatatatatatatatataccaaaaatcacttgtatttttatgaatttattcgATGAAAGaatggaatttttattttaaaaaaatgattttgaataaatggaGGCAATTTATCACCCTTCGCATTCGCCCATTTCATGAAAACTTTTAACTATTATTCAAATACTTCTTTGTATctatgtttttgttatgttacATGCAAGACTTACTTGTAAATGTAATTAATATCTTTCCTCGTCAAGagattataaatatatttatataaataatatatggATGGAATAAATATGTTCTTAATAGTGtattattgagagagagagagagagagagagagagagagagagagagagagagacctttAAGTAATCGTGAAtcttattttgttgattttattcctactctaattttcaaacaaactgTAGCAATTTTATGGtaataaaacaagtttaaaacataCCAATTAATTTATGTCAGAAACACATgtttatacatgcatattgtaGATGTCATGAATCCAGCCAGTATGGGTCCGATTTGAAGACCGATTTGTTTATTAAGCAGCAGACAGATGGATCTTGTCAGGTAATACTGTGAAAGTTAGCTGCCCTAAAAGTTAATTTTAGGGCAGCtctattttattctttttgGTAATGCCAAACATCGTAGACTCTAATGGGATAACATTTTCGACGTAGTCTAGAATGACATCTTTTTAGTTGATCTTCTATATTGATCACTCTGGTAACTAAGCAATCAGAAAGGAATATGTTTTGagattaaaatctttttcatttaCGTTCAAGATTTTAGATGGAAATCAGTAAGAAAATGGTAATACACGCATGTAGATTACTTGCACTTCTTAAAACTTTTGCACAATAATTGTACCGTTTTTTAATCAAGGATATTGTAAAATGAGAAATCACCTTGCTTAATACATCTTACATCTAGAAAAttgacgggggggggggggggggggggggttcaaagcCTCTTTGCTGCATTATTAACTTTACTTTGTGATTTCTAggtaagtttaattttttcagtGGTTCCAGCTTGACCCTACGCAAGATCGTTTTATCTTCCTCATTATCTGATTCATTAATGAAGGGATTGaaatatatcttgaaaacttcCAAACATAAGCTGATCAATTCATGCAGTTTAATGAACTTTGATCTCACAATCCAATTGATGCTCCTTTTTACCATCATATTCCTTCAATCAGTTATAATATTTAGATTCACTGCCTATtattaaggaggccgactttagtttgcattgcgcatgtttttgcgcattctaatataatacagttgatttatacttcttctgaatttttttcgatatcatttaaaaaattgaacacaataaacaaaatacagataaaaatatttgaatttttaaaggaaatttttatttttaacacaatttttacgttgtgcggtaggggagcattgccattgcgcttttatgacgttatgataaaatgaagctttgtaggagtacgttataagaaataacataaaagaaaaagtaaaaattgtacgctgttgaaattttatatacagaatgatgctatcctcgaggacattttcctcatttttggaatgaatccattataccaattatcattcgtgatgatccaaatatatagcaaaatttggtgcatttttatattttgagatgacccccactaaaaaccagacggtagaattttgtgttttttatatataagatAGGAGatgatattactaatcatatataacaatttgacaaaaaatgcTATTGTAGTACTTTTttaaactgctttgatgtgcggaaaatgacagtttcctatatattcccaaagtaaatgtacctctattttgagatggtccctaaaaagaaccagacggtcgattttcatgaaccttcgcaaataaactagagatgGTTTAAactacatatggttaaaaaataaagagttatgctattgtagtttttccgcaaaaaaacccaaatcggcctccttaaatccTCTAATGTTATATTATTATACTCACTTAACTGTCAAGGCCCTTTAACTGCCAAGGCCCGTGATGAGATTAAACATTTGGAcactgatatatttttttaaggcaAGCCCTCTACATTTCATttagagatatatatataattataattgcaACTTTTCAAACTTGAAAGCGATTTATGTATCACCTATTCAAATTCAGTTATATCACCGAATTCAGCATACGCTGAATAGGGAATATTGCCTATTCTACTAAGTGATTTAATGGAAATTAAGATATATCAAACGTCTTCATACAATTTACACGATGCATATGAAATTCATATATTAGATGATCACTATACATCACTACACTTCTGTTTGTCACTGTGTATATATCAAACAGGTTACTTTGTAGCAGCACTAGGGCTGGCACATTGCTTAAACAGTGGCTGCATGAGCTGTTAATTATAAGCTATGTAAGGAATGTTTGGTTTACTAAAATTTGACATGTAACTGAAAACTAGTACATTTGAAATACTGTCATCATGCTCGCTttccttgtacatgtaggtcataaatatattgtttataatttacCCTTGAATTTTTAACCCATAATAAATCATGAAGGAGTTTTAACCACTGCATAGCTTTCTTAACCAAAGCCAAGCAGGCCTATTGATTTATTGTCTCGTCAAAACTCTTCAAACacaataaaattgtatttcaaatattgaacTCTCACAGTTCTATATTTCTTAAATAGGTTTTGATTATTGTTTGCAGAGCTTTAGCACTCTTTAATTGATTGTGATATTTCTAGCAGACAGAAAATGAATAATGCACAATTAGTTCTTTGATATTGAATAGGATTTGCTTTGAATAATGGcccaataattttaattttatgttccagtaaaaaaaaatgcagtaaAGATAACCtttaattagttaaaaaaaatattatattaagcAATCCATATGACTTAATTTTCAGACTAACAACAGTGGTAATGCTGGAAGCAACGAAAAAGTTAAGACTGGTTTCATTGGAATTGAAGAAAAGATTGATGATGGGGATCAAGATCACGAGAAAAATCATTGTGCGGGCAATGAAGAAATGAGTAGAAATGTTGAAAAGAAGCAGAGGTTTCCCCATCCTGGTCTCAAATTCAAACGAAGGACAATAGGTTTAATTATccatatatacattaaaacaatttacataCCGGTAAATGATAATTTGATATGTGATATGTTAACACTACACACTTCTCAAATAATCAACAATGAATGTTATTTTAAGATATGTTAACACACGTCTCAAATATTCAACgatgtttttgttttccagCCTCTTTGTCTTTACGGGATAATGTATTGCTTTTGTAATGTATgtagtccaatacatttcacCAATGactattttaacatttttcgtAAAATTGCcagaaaatgaataaatataagtagcaaggaatcattctttgaattatTATAATTCTGAGGTAATTAAATATGGTCAGGCgtgataaaatctatcataaaatcCTTAGGGCTTTATAAGATGGATATCCTCATCCCGACCATATTTGATCTCCTCATAATACTcgaagaatgatttttttttccttagaCATGTACTTGCAATTGgtgttttcatttgataaattttgttgGATTCCAGGTGCATCCCATGCTGCTTTATGGACATGTATCTTAATGCTCTTTCTGTGTTTACTTCCTGCCCAAGGAGCTGACCTTAGGGACCGGCAATCCAGAAAGCATGTAAATACAAACTCatataattctgtatttttacatcttcaacaaaaacaaattttgaaagaattatttttcttaatgaaactgaaaaccgaccAATCTACAAAATCACATCCCGTCGAATATGCATAAAACCgacaatccacaaaaattggccccccACAACTTTAAATGACTCCACAGTACCAAATGATAATAACGATGATCTTTGGGGGTCCTGAATCAGGCTTTATAAGGTCTTCTTGGTGCCCTTGGGGTAAGAGAGAATTTCTTGAAAGcagttatataaataataagaatgaaaataatgaaaaatgctTTCTTATCTTGAGATTACAGTTAATTTTTCTATagcaatatttatttctgtaattAATCATGATGGAATACTAGTAGACATTGGAAACTTTCAGGAGGTCGAGGGGTGGGGGTAAGGTCCAAAATTTgctcatttgtaaaattttgatttagacGGATTggttaatttgtttattatgcTTTAATTATGTGGGTAGGCTACAAATAATCAACTTGTAAATTAACCCTGAGAAGGCTCAAGCCTCTCATCAATTCGATGACTGCCAGGTATTgttttcatgtttaattttaaaataataaaatgtctAGTGCGTAATAGGTATATTAGAATTAAGGATAAAGTGAGACAAATTAATTTGAGTAACTAAAATACAAGCAGCATTTAAGTTATAATTTTTGTGAGAAACTAACAAAAAGTTGTTTCAGTGTTATATGTTCTAAAGGAATGACTTTTAACCAGTGATTTGAAGGTACGTCGCTTTATGCAAGAACTTAAAGTGttgttgtttgattttatttcttaagtaaGATAACCCATGCATCTTTCAAGTTTTTgtggttatacatgtagttaaaataTAGTGTTCTTTGTTCTGTTTGCACAAAAGAGCTAGTTTATTTATTACaagttttattgtatttgattgGTAAGGGTTTTCTaattaagattttttactgatttttaaataaaattgcatgttatctgtttttgtttaatttaccAGTGTGTTGTATATTTCATGAACTGACAATTTTAAACGTTTAAATAATTGTCTTGTAATATACGAGGGTCGTCCCGAAATAGCGTAGTCAGAACACATAACTTAAAATCTGTTCATTGCAATTGCATTAGACTTCTGTGTTTTCTTCAATGGCCCTTTGGCAAACTATACttaaaaattcaaagttgtactttatttatttcttgagaaaatgaataatagaGTGACAACATGTTTTGCCGGGCAGCGCAATGTGCGACGTCAAAAATTTCCAGTCTTTACGTTGTTGCTCTAATAGACCCTCCATGTCATTTACGATGAcattttccttttatttctgaaaacatctttaaaattttttttaaatattcctcAAGTACAAACGATTTGAGTGAAAGAATATAAATCCAATGTTTcattatattgaaaacaattcattgTGCTTTTACCCTTTTTCTTAGGACACGTCAATGAATTTCTGTGAGACCTATAGGTCTAACTTGTCTCAGAGCTCTGGACCTTGGAATGGCGGCATGTGTAGCAGTGAGCTCAAGAAGATTCACTGTCAGACAGGGGAGATAAAAAACTGTGCGCCTTTGGTGTCTAGAGAttctaaaaattctttttttgcatgttgcataaaaaaaataagggatTTGAAAGGTACAATATTATGCTCAGCAGAtgaatgtacatataaatgtttcaaaataaatacatatataatactACATAATAGTATTTTGAGTGTGTTCAATACTTTTAATTGTTAAAGTAATCAAAAACACTGTTTGTAGTTAAAATTTAAACCAATTGGAATTTGTACATGAAATGTACATTGTGTTAGAAATTTCTTGAAGCTTTGGTGTTTCTTGAAATACTTGTCTAGTTCGTATGATTATCAACCACCTAAATTATTACAAATGTTAAAtagaaaagatgtgaaaatcattttaatgaataaataaaataaaataattttatgaatactTTGAATGTAGATGACCAGTGCCTTTTGATAACACAGATTAAGGGATCCAACCAAAAAGTGGCCCAGTGTTATGGTAAGAAATGTTTAAAGAATACTAGCTATCAATATCATACCCAATGCACCATGTTTAGGAGCAGACGGGTTATTTTACCAATCTGTACAGTCAACGTCCTGCAGTCCTTTAATCTGTTTTTGTTGGCActgaaattcaatatatttattttacaaccaGTGCTATGAAAGCATGTTCTGAATTACTTCTTAATGTTACTTGTGTACCATTTGGTATGTGTACCTTTTATAACTTGAAGCATATATATTCCTCTTTCATAGAAGGAAAACAATATTGTTCGCCTCCAGTTTCTACCAGTCCCCCTACATTCTCAAAAAGTACACGTGAGTAtgaa is drawn from Crassostrea angulata isolate pt1a10 chromosome 5, ASM2561291v2, whole genome shotgun sequence and contains these coding sequences:
- the LOC128183160 gene encoding uncharacterized protein LOC128183160 isoform X1, producing the protein MVVTDNSGFLSKVWMPEMFIKLLSKCVHKLQNSGEEFDRCHESSQYGSDLKTDLFIKQQTDGSCQTNNSGNAGSNEKVKTGFIGIEEKIDDGDQDHEKNHCAGNEEMSRNVEKKQRFPHPGLKFKRRTIGASHAALWTCILMLFLCLLPAQGADLRDRQSRKHDTSMNFCETYRSNLSQSSGPWNGGMCSSELKKIHCQTGEIKNCAPLVSRDSKNSFFACCIKKIRDLKDDQCLLITQIKGSNQKVAQCYEGKQYCSPPVSTSPPTFSKSTQDPLTVNTTNPLPESLSQNTKPSKGLTTAACAFPVCCLIILAVCFIIVLCYMGHVVGYALCLAQLRVVCKLKNFSPVNH
- the LOC128183160 gene encoding uncharacterized protein LOC128183160 isoform X2; translated protein: MEISKKMTNNSGNAGSNEKVKTGFIGIEEKIDDGDQDHEKNHCAGNEEMSRNVEKKQRFPHPGLKFKRRTIGASHAALWTCILMLFLCLLPAQGADLRDRQSRKHDTSMNFCETYRSNLSQSSGPWNGGMCSSELKKIHCQTGEIKNCAPLVSRDSKNSFFACCIKKIRDLKDDQCLLITQIKGSNQKVAQCYEGKQYCSPPVSTSPPTFSKSTQDPLTVNTTNPLPESLSQNTKPSKGLTTAACAFPVCCLIILAVCFIIVLCYMGHVVGYALCLAQLRVVCKLKNFSPVNH